One Micromonospora sp. WMMD812 genomic window carries:
- a CDS encoding HAD hydrolase-like protein, translating to MTPARPHLVWDWNGTLLNDLSLVVASTNAAFATVGGPTVTPDEHRVRFRRPVAEYYAEMLGRAVDDEQFGRLDKIFHDAYRTGLTTCELATDARTAMAAWPGSQSLLSMWFHEELVPTVHTYGLTGHFLRVDGLRGTVGGDRKAESLRRHLDELGVDGGSVVLIGDSIDDADAATSVGGRAVLYTGGFTDPARLLASGHPVADTLSEAVTLARSLPR from the coding sequence GTGACCCCTGCGCGCCCCCACCTGGTGTGGGACTGGAACGGCACCCTGCTCAACGACCTCAGCCTCGTGGTGGCCTCCACCAACGCCGCCTTCGCCACCGTGGGCGGCCCGACGGTCACGCCGGACGAGCACCGCGTGCGGTTCCGCCGGCCGGTCGCGGAGTACTACGCCGAGATGCTGGGCCGGGCGGTCGACGACGAACAGTTCGGTCGGCTGGACAAGATCTTCCACGACGCGTACCGGACCGGGCTGACCACGTGCGAGCTGGCCACCGACGCGCGGACGGCGATGGCGGCGTGGCCCGGCAGCCAGTCCCTGCTCTCCATGTGGTTCCACGAGGAGCTGGTGCCGACCGTGCACACGTACGGCCTGACCGGGCACTTCCTGCGGGTGGACGGGCTGCGCGGCACGGTCGGTGGTGACCGGAAGGCCGAGTCGCTCCGGCGGCACCTCGACGAGCTGGGGGTGGACGGGGGCTCGGTCGTGCTGATCGGCGACTCGATCGACGACGCCGACGCCGCCACCTCGGTGGGCGGCCGCGCCGTGCTCTACACCGGCGGGTTCACCGACCCGGCCCGGTTGCTCGCCTCCGGCCACCCGGTCGCCGACACCCTCAGCGAAGCGGTCACGCTAGCCCGCTCCCTCCCGCGCTGA
- a CDS encoding HAD-IB family hydrolase, which produces MARSRKVTVSTDAHGHTAGWAEAEPAAIPPTPDPTAAAFFDVDNTMMQGASIYWFARGLAARNYFTTTDLARFAWQQLRFRLLAREHAGDMSQAKEAALAFIEGWRVDDVERLAEEIFDELMEPRIWVGTRRLAQRHLDAGERVWLVSAAPVEIGRVIASRLGLTGAIGTVAEIVDGAYTGRLVGDLMHGPAKAEAVAQLAAVEGLDLTRCGAYSDSANDLPLLSAVGRPVAVNPDGALLRRAREHGWEVRDFRTGRRAVKIAVPSTAAAGLVAGAVSAGLVLHRRRRAG; this is translated from the coding sequence GTGGCCCGCAGCCGCAAGGTGACGGTGAGCACCGACGCCCACGGCCACACCGCCGGCTGGGCGGAGGCCGAGCCCGCAGCCATTCCCCCGACGCCGGACCCGACCGCGGCCGCCTTCTTCGACGTGGACAACACGATGATGCAGGGCGCCTCGATCTACTGGTTCGCCCGCGGGCTCGCCGCCCGCAACTACTTCACCACCACCGACCTGGCCCGCTTCGCCTGGCAGCAGCTCCGGTTCCGCCTGCTCGCGCGGGAGCACGCCGGTGACATGTCGCAGGCCAAGGAGGCCGCGCTCGCCTTCATCGAGGGCTGGCGGGTGGACGACGTGGAGCGCCTCGCCGAGGAGATCTTCGACGAGCTGATGGAGCCCCGAATCTGGGTCGGCACCCGCCGGCTCGCCCAGCGCCACCTGGACGCCGGGGAGCGGGTCTGGCTGGTCAGCGCCGCGCCCGTGGAGATCGGCCGGGTGATCGCGTCGCGGCTCGGGCTCACCGGCGCGATCGGCACGGTCGCGGAGATCGTCGACGGCGCGTACACCGGCCGGCTCGTCGGCGACCTGATGCACGGTCCGGCGAAGGCCGAGGCGGTGGCCCAGCTCGCCGCGGTGGAAGGGCTCGACCTCACCCGGTGCGGCGCCTACAGCGACTCGGCGAACGACCTGCCGCTGCTCTCCGCGGTCGGCCGGCCGGTGGCGGTCAACCCGGACGGCGCGCTGCTGCGCCGGGCCCGGGAGCACGGCTGGGAGGTGCGCGACTTCCGCACCGGCCGACGCGCTGTCAAGATCGCCGTGCCGTCCACCGCGGCGGCCGGGCTGGTCGCCGGTGCGGTCAGCGCCGGACTCGTGCTGCACCGCCGCCGCCGCGCCGGCTGA
- a CDS encoding AURKAIP1/COX24 domain-containing protein, translated as MGSVVKKRRKRMAKKKHRKLLRKTRVQRRRLGK; from the coding sequence ATGGGCTCGGTGGTCAAGAAGCGCCGCAAGCGCATGGCTAAGAAGAAGCACCGCAAGCTGCTGCGCAAGACCCGCGTCCAGCGTCGCCGTCTCGGCAAGTGA
- a CDS encoding DUF5667 domain-containing protein, translated as MDNILFSRRRAERFAQLLDEANGGRRHHVRSRIDDQLTPLVAVGQRLTAERPTVEVDPEFRTGLRAMLLATAVREGLGNPAAATTAEPAGQRATAGSLRGSLLPAVTARRARARGAILVGIAAGAVAVSGISAASENAVPGDALYGMKRSTERAQLALASSDISRGQLFLDFARTRLGEAAELRGDRVGFSAVLDDMDADTRQGVRLLTTAAVQRADAAGLDAVNTFVAGQRRAVSDLLDGGATRADRERTNRSLTLLDAVRERSDALRAALGCNLPAPVASDALGPAPRTCPADR; from the coding sequence GTGGACAACATCCTCTTCTCCCGCCGGCGCGCCGAGCGCTTCGCGCAGCTGCTCGACGAGGCCAACGGCGGCCGGCGGCACCACGTCCGGTCCCGGATCGACGACCAGCTCACCCCGCTCGTGGCGGTCGGGCAGCGGCTCACCGCCGAGCGCCCGACCGTGGAGGTCGACCCGGAGTTCCGGACCGGCCTGCGGGCGATGCTGCTGGCCACCGCCGTGCGGGAGGGCCTGGGCAACCCGGCAGCGGCCACCACGGCCGAACCGGCCGGCCAGCGCGCCACCGCGGGGAGCCTGCGCGGCTCGCTGCTGCCCGCGGTCACCGCCCGCCGGGCCCGGGCCCGCGGCGCCATCCTGGTCGGCATCGCCGCCGGCGCGGTCGCCGTCTCCGGCATCTCGGCCGCCAGCGAGAACGCGGTCCCGGGCGACGCCCTCTACGGGATGAAGCGCTCGACGGAACGCGCCCAGCTCGCCCTGGCCAGCTCGGACATCAGCCGCGGCCAGCTCTTCCTCGACTTCGCCCGGACCCGCCTCGGCGAGGCCGCCGAGCTGCGCGGCGACCGGGTCGGGTTCAGCGCCGTGCTCGACGACATGGACGCCGACACCCGCCAGGGCGTACGCCTGCTGACCACCGCCGCGGTGCAGCGCGCCGACGCGGCCGGCCTGGACGCGGTCAACACCTTCGTGGCCGGGCAGCGGCGCGCGGTGAGCGACCTGCTGGACGGCGGCGCCACCCGGGCCGACCGCGAGCGGACCAACCGGTCGCTGACTCTGCTCGACGCGGTCCGCGAGCGCTCCGACGCGCTGCGCGCCGCCCTCGGCTGCAACCTTCCGGCGCCGGTGGCCAGCGACGCGCTCGGCCCGGCGCCGCGCACCTGCCCCGCCGACCGCTGA
- a CDS encoding HlyD family efflux transporter periplasmic adaptor subunit encodes MGPVRRTDPPRLRAATRPRLLTALLAVVVLTGTTAASCGDEESPFALAAAGRSAVTEVIDAPATVTARAAATLTAPADGTLASLRVQPGQRVRAGQVLAVVSSPPAQDRLRQAREALAAAKRAGRGVGVGELGGSRRGTDRAATEAFDAARTAAEKVGDPRLREALLRQVEAAQRQYADAARAADQAVRAVRQGISGLNSAVSALSAAQRLQAQQAYDLAKATVDALTLRAPIGGVVQPGGTGGGGVSADALAGLLGAGGAPVGLDPGALAPAPTGPPAGVDGAIPVGGRVTAGTAVLTVVDTGELGLLAEVDETDVLLVRPGLTAGVELDAVTGATYDATVRSVDVLPTTSARGGVSYRVRLALGAGRLGEGEPAPTPRPGMNAVIHLRVREAADAVTVPASAVFSADGRDAVWVVRDGRADRAAVTVGVQGPDLVQILSGVQAGDRIVVRGADQVREGQEVR; translated from the coding sequence ATGGGCCCCGTGCGCCGCACCGACCCGCCGCGGCTGCGCGCAGCCACGCGGCCCCGCCTGCTCACCGCCCTGCTCGCCGTGGTCGTCCTCACCGGCACGACGGCGGCCTCGTGCGGCGACGAGGAGTCCCCGTTCGCGCTGGCCGCGGCCGGCCGGTCCGCCGTCACCGAGGTGATCGACGCGCCCGCCACGGTGACCGCCCGGGCGGCGGCCACCCTCACCGCCCCCGCCGACGGCACCCTCGCCAGCCTGCGCGTCCAGCCCGGCCAGCGGGTCCGCGCGGGTCAGGTGCTGGCCGTGGTCAGCTCCCCGCCCGCCCAGGACCGGCTCCGGCAGGCCCGGGAGGCGTTGGCCGCCGCGAAGCGGGCCGGGCGCGGCGTCGGCGTCGGCGAGCTGGGCGGCAGCCGGCGCGGCACCGACCGGGCCGCCACCGAGGCGTTCGACGCGGCCCGGACAGCCGCCGAGAAGGTCGGCGACCCGCGACTGCGGGAGGCCCTGCTGCGCCAGGTCGAGGCCGCGCAGCGGCAGTACGCCGACGCCGCGCGCGCCGCGGACCAGGCGGTCCGGGCGGTGCGGCAGGGCATCAGCGGCCTCAACTCCGCGGTCTCCGCGCTCTCCGCCGCACAGCGGCTCCAGGCCCAGCAGGCGTACGACCTGGCGAAGGCGACGGTCGACGCGCTCACCCTGCGCGCCCCGATCGGCGGGGTGGTGCAGCCCGGCGGAACGGGCGGCGGGGGCGTGTCCGCCGACGCCCTGGCCGGCCTGCTCGGTGCCGGCGGCGCTCCGGTCGGGCTGGACCCCGGCGCGCTCGCGCCCGCGCCGACCGGGCCACCAGCCGGAGTGGACGGCGCCATTCCGGTGGGCGGGCGGGTCACCGCCGGCACAGCGGTGCTGACCGTGGTGGACACCGGCGAGCTGGGTCTGCTCGCCGAGGTGGACGAGACCGACGTGCTACTGGTCCGGCCCGGGCTCACCGCCGGCGTCGAGCTGGACGCGGTGACCGGCGCGACGTACGACGCCACGGTGCGGTCGGTGGACGTCCTGCCGACCACCTCGGCGCGCGGCGGAGTGTCGTACCGGGTGCGGCTGGCCCTCGGTGCGGGTCGGCTCGGCGAGGGCGAGCCGGCCCCGACGCCCCGCCCCGGCATGAACGCGGTGATCCACCTCCGGGTACGCGAGGCCGCGGACGCGGTGACCGTACCGGCCTCGGCGGTCTTCTCGGCCGATGGTCGGGACGCGGTCTGGGTGGTGCGCGACGGCCGCGCGGACCGGGCGGCGGTGACCGTGGGCGTGCAGGGGCCGGATCTGGTGCAGATCCTCAGCGGGGTGCAGGCCGGGGACCGGATCGTGGTGCGCGGCGCCGACCAGGTCCGCGAGGGCCAGGAAGTCCGGTGA
- a CDS encoding ECF subfamily RNA polymerase sigma factor, BldN family: MTTFGYAERPLGLTGPTARATVNERPTGGRGALDDPGSLAVRGESAAKRVRNRPHHNEPPARPAVPGGNAKPAGGRVAVPARPTMPAQSRRVGDSPAVADPSAGETAVLPAVPASEAPTGSGSATGFPSRPDPSDPATEVWALVERAQAGEAEAFGLIYDRYVDTVFRFVYFRVGNRQLAEDLTSDTFLRALKRIGSFTWQGRDLGAWLVTIARNLVADHFKSGRYRLEVTTGDVLDADREDRGPEGSPEAAVVEHITNVALLTAVKQLNPEQQECIVLRFLQGFSVAETARAMGKNEGAIKALQYRAVRALARLLPDGFQP; the protein is encoded by the coding sequence GTGACCACCTTCGGTTACGCGGAACGACCGCTCGGCCTGACCGGCCCGACCGCCCGCGCCACGGTCAACGAGCGACCCACCGGCGGTCGCGGTGCGCTGGACGACCCGGGCAGCCTCGCCGTCCGGGGCGAGAGCGCCGCCAAGCGGGTGCGCAACCGGCCGCATCACAACGAGCCCCCCGCCCGGCCGGCCGTGCCCGGCGGGAACGCGAAGCCGGCCGGTGGCCGGGTCGCGGTGCCGGCCCGGCCCACCATGCCGGCGCAGAGTCGCCGGGTCGGTGACTCCCCGGCGGTGGCCGACCCGTCCGCGGGCGAGACGGCGGTCCTGCCGGCGGTGCCGGCGAGCGAGGCCCCCACCGGCTCGGGCAGCGCCACCGGTTTCCCGAGCCGCCCCGACCCCTCCGATCCCGCGACCGAGGTCTGGGCCCTCGTCGAGCGCGCCCAGGCCGGCGAGGCCGAGGCGTTCGGCCTGATCTACGACCGGTACGTCGACACGGTCTTCCGCTTCGTCTACTTCCGGGTCGGCAACCGGCAACTGGCCGAGGACCTGACCTCGGACACCTTCCTTCGGGCACTCAAGCGGATCGGCAGCTTCACGTGGCAGGGCCGCGACCTGGGGGCGTGGCTGGTCACCATCGCCCGCAATCTGGTCGCGGACCACTTCAAGTCGGGCCGGTACCGACTCGAGGTGACGACCGGCGACGTGCTGGACGCCGACCGCGAGGACCGGGGCCCGGAGGGCAGCCCGGAGGCGGCGGTGGTCGAGCACATCACCAACGTCGCCCTGCTCACCGCCGTCAAGCAACTCAACCCGGAGCAGCAGGAGTGCATCGTGCTCCGGTTCCTCCAAGGCTTCTCGGTCGCCGAGACGGCGCGCGCGATGGGCAAGAACGAGGGCGCGATCAAGGCGCTGCAGTACCGCGCGGTCCGGGCGCTGGCCCGGCTCCTGCCCGACGGCTTTCAACCGTAG
- a CDS encoding helix-turn-helix domain-containing protein has translation MAGSQSDGRLSEVKFLTVAEVATVMRVSKMTVYRLVHSGELTAVRVGRSFRVPEHAVHEYLRGAFQETA, from the coding sequence ATGGCCGGGTCACAGTCCGACGGACGGCTGTCGGAGGTCAAGTTCCTGACCGTCGCCGAGGTGGCGACGGTCATGCGGGTGTCGAAGATGACGGTCTACCGTCTGGTGCACAGCGGTGAGCTCACCGCCGTGCGGGTCGGCCGGTCCTTCCGGGTACCCGAACACGCGGTGCACGAGTATCTCCGGGGCGCCTTTCAGGAGACCGCCTGA
- a CDS encoding lysophospholipid acyltransferase family protein yields MADRPGDPWDRRVASGLAFLRRRLSGDYEVDEFGFDPDLTEAVFHPLLRLLYRDWFRTEVTGIEHVPADTAGLVVGNHSGTVALDALILSAALHDQHPAHRFLRLLGADLVFRMPVVSELARKSGGTVACNPDAERLLGSGELVGVFPEGFKGVGKLYAERYKLQRFGRGGFVSAALRTGTPIVPVAIVGGEEIYPMLADIKPLARLLKLPYFPVTPTFPWLGPLGMIPLPSKWLIEFCPPIPTAHLTDSADDPLVVFNLADQVRETIQQTLHRLLERRPDPFGP; encoded by the coding sequence GTGGCCGACCGGCCGGGCGATCCGTGGGACCGGAGGGTCGCCAGCGGGCTGGCCTTCCTGCGCCGACGGCTCTCCGGCGACTACGAGGTCGACGAGTTCGGGTTCGACCCCGATCTGACCGAGGCCGTCTTCCACCCGCTGCTGCGGCTGCTCTACCGCGACTGGTTCCGCACCGAGGTCACCGGGATCGAGCACGTTCCCGCCGACACCGCCGGCCTGGTGGTCGGCAACCATTCCGGCACCGTGGCACTGGACGCGCTGATCCTCTCGGCCGCCCTGCACGACCAGCACCCCGCGCACCGGTTCCTCCGGCTGCTCGGCGCGGACCTGGTGTTCCGGATGCCGGTCGTCTCCGAGCTGGCCCGCAAGTCGGGCGGCACGGTGGCCTGCAACCCGGACGCCGAGCGGCTGCTCGGCAGCGGTGAGCTGGTGGGCGTCTTCCCGGAGGGGTTCAAGGGCGTCGGCAAGCTCTACGCCGAGCGCTACAAGCTGCAACGCTTCGGCCGAGGGGGGTTCGTCTCGGCCGCGCTGCGCACCGGCACCCCGATCGTGCCGGTGGCCATCGTCGGCGGCGAGGAGATCTACCCGATGCTCGCCGACATCAAGCCGCTGGCCCGTCTGCTGAAGCTGCCCTACTTCCCGGTCACCCCGACCTTCCCCTGGCTCGGGCCGCTGGGCATGATTCCGCTGCCGAGCAAGTGGCTGATCGAGTTCTGCCCGCCGATCCCGACCGCGCACCTGACCGACTCCGCCGACGACCCGCTGGTCGTGTTCAACCTCGCCGACCAGGTGCGGGAGACCATCCAACAGACCCTGCACCGGCTGCTGGAACGGCGGCCGGACCCGTTCGGCCCCTGA
- a CDS encoding glutaredoxin family protein, with amino-acid sequence MSSDARLTLITRPGCHLCDEARAALERVVAVTGDRWVEWDVSGELELERDYGDRLPVVLLDGKEHGYWRVEEDRLLRDLTTPQL; translated from the coding sequence ATGTCCAGTGACGCCCGGCTCACCCTGATCACCAGGCCCGGTTGCCACCTCTGCGACGAGGCCCGGGCCGCGCTGGAACGAGTGGTCGCGGTCACCGGCGACCGGTGGGTCGAGTGGGACGTGTCCGGCGAACTCGAGCTGGAGCGCGACTACGGCGACCGGCTTCCGGTGGTGCTGCTCGACGGCAAGGAGCACGGCTACTGGCGGGTCGAGGAGGACCGGCTGCTGCGGGACCTGACCACGCCGCAGCTGTGA
- a CDS encoding NAD-dependent epimerase/dehydratase family protein has translation MTPGGTPGAPGVVVVTGVGRYLGAHVAARLAADPRIERVIGIEPPESGSEFAELLDGVERIRIDPGSLGGLLADLDVDAVVHVALVTAPDSQHGGRSAMKDQNVIGTMQLLAACQRAPRLRKLVVRSSTAAYGASFRDPAVFTEETEPREVPRGGFGRDILDIEGYVRGFRRRRSDVTATVLRFAPFIGSTADTTLTRYFAQPVVPTVFGRDPRLQFLHFDDALEVLYRSVVEDHPGTYNVAGPGVLSLTQAIRRAGRVAVPVLEPGLSGAAALARNLGFGRYGLDQVDLFVHGRVVDTTRLEREYAFTPRSTAAAFDDFIRAHHGRAVVSRGQLAAAEQRVLDGIRQVRAAVRERS, from the coding sequence ATGACCCCCGGTGGCACCCCTGGTGCTCCGGGGGTCGTCGTCGTGACCGGGGTGGGCCGCTACCTCGGCGCGCACGTGGCCGCCCGGCTGGCGGCCGACCCGCGCATCGAGCGGGTCATCGGCATCGAGCCGCCCGAGTCCGGCAGCGAGTTCGCGGAGCTGCTCGACGGGGTCGAGCGGATCCGGATCGACCCCGGCTCGCTCGGGGGCCTCCTGGCCGACCTGGACGTCGACGCGGTGGTGCACGTCGCGCTGGTCACCGCCCCGGACTCGCAGCACGGCGGCCGGTCCGCGATGAAGGACCAGAACGTCATCGGCACCATGCAGCTGCTCGCCGCCTGCCAGCGCGCACCCCGGCTGCGCAAACTCGTCGTCCGCTCCTCGACCGCGGCGTACGGAGCGTCCTTCCGGGACCCGGCCGTGTTCACCGAGGAGACTGAGCCGCGCGAGGTGCCGCGGGGCGGGTTCGGGCGCGACATCCTCGACATCGAGGGGTACGTCCGGGGCTTCCGCCGGCGGCGGTCCGACGTGACCGCGACCGTGCTGCGATTCGCGCCCTTCATCGGCTCGACCGCCGACACGACGTTGACCCGCTACTTCGCCCAGCCGGTGGTGCCGACCGTCTTCGGCCGCGACCCGCGGCTGCAGTTCCTGCACTTCGACGACGCGCTGGAGGTCCTGTACCGGTCGGTCGTCGAGGACCATCCCGGCACCTACAACGTGGCCGGCCCGGGCGTCCTCTCGCTCACCCAGGCGATCCGGCGGGCCGGCCGGGTGGCCGTGCCGGTGCTCGAGCCCGGCCTGTCCGGGGCCGCCGCGCTCGCCCGCAACCTCGGGTTCGGCCGGTACGGCCTCGACCAGGTCGACCTGTTCGTGCACGGCCGGGTCGTCGACACCACCCGTCTGGAGCGCGAGTACGCCTTCACGCCGCGCTCCACCGCCGCCGCGTTCGACGACTTCATCCGCGCTCACCACGGCAGGGCGGTGGTGAGCCGCGGCCAGCTCGCCGCCGCGGAGCAGCGGGTGCTGGACGGCATCCGGCAGGTGCGGGCCGCCGTGCGGGAGCGGTCGTGA
- a CDS encoding ABC transporter permease — protein MRLAEAWRVALDALRANRLRSALTMLGVIIGVASVVVLVAIGTGTKQKVEQQVEGLGSNLLLVVPGRLDVGSAPAVSPLTLADVDAVSRVVGDPDRVAVTVASGATVRAGNREDFSTVQGVLETTPRVFTRELARGRYLTGSDVDTGRRVAVLGAAVADALFPDRDPLGQQIAVAGVRFRVVGVFAPLGQSLGVDRDDEVHIPVTAAQRLYGTQRVDGIAVKAPDRERIDELGDRIVAELADRHPGTEFSAVTQEQILGVLGDILGVLTGVLAAIAGISLLVGGVGVSNIMLVSVRERTREIGLRKAVGARPRDIGVQFLLEAVLLTSIGGLTGMALGVGTALLVDAVSPIPAAITWWSLALAFGVSAAVGIVFGVVPAQRAGRLDPVVALRAE, from the coding sequence GTGAGGCTCGCCGAGGCCTGGCGGGTGGCGCTGGACGCGCTCCGCGCGAACCGGCTCCGCAGCGCGCTCACCATGCTCGGGGTGATCATCGGGGTGGCCTCGGTGGTGGTGCTGGTGGCCATCGGGACCGGCACCAAGCAGAAGGTCGAACAGCAGGTCGAAGGGCTCGGGTCGAACCTGCTGCTGGTGGTCCCGGGCCGGCTGGACGTCGGCTCCGCCCCGGCGGTCTCCCCCCTCACCCTCGCCGACGTGGACGCGGTCTCCCGGGTGGTCGGCGACCCCGACCGGGTTGCCGTCACGGTCGCGTCCGGCGCCACCGTACGGGCCGGGAACCGCGAGGACTTCAGCACCGTGCAGGGTGTGCTGGAGACGACCCCGCGGGTGTTCACCCGGGAGCTGGCCCGAGGCCGCTACCTGACCGGGTCCGACGTGGACACCGGCCGCCGGGTGGCGGTGCTCGGCGCGGCGGTGGCCGACGCCCTCTTCCCCGACCGGGACCCCCTGGGCCAGCAGATCGCGGTGGCCGGGGTGCGGTTCCGGGTGGTCGGCGTCTTCGCGCCGCTGGGCCAGAGCCTCGGCGTGGACCGCGACGACGAGGTGCACATTCCGGTGACGGCCGCGCAGCGGCTCTACGGCACCCAGCGGGTGGACGGGATCGCGGTGAAGGCCCCGGACCGGGAGCGGATCGACGAGCTGGGCGACCGGATCGTGGCGGAGTTGGCCGACCGTCATCCGGGCACCGAGTTCAGCGCGGTCACCCAGGAGCAGATCCTCGGCGTGCTCGGCGACATCCTCGGCGTGCTGACCGGCGTACTGGCGGCGATCGCGGGCATCTCGCTGCTGGTCGGCGGGGTCGGCGTCTCCAACATCATGCTGGTCAGCGTCCGGGAACGGACCCGGGAGATCGGCCTGCGCAAGGCGGTCGGGGCCCGGCCCCGGGACATCGGCGTGCAGTTCCTGCTGGAGGCGGTGCTGCTCACCTCGATCGGCGGGCTCACCGGCATGGCCCTGGGCGTGGGCACCGCCCTGCTGGTGGACGCGGTCTCGCCGATCCCGGCGGCGATCACCTGGTGGTCGCTGGCGCTCGCCTTCGGGGTGTCGGCGGCGGTGGGGATCGTCTTCGGGGTGGTCCCGGCGCAGCGGGCCGGGCGACTCGACCCGGTGGTCGCGCTGCGGGCCGAGTGA
- a CDS encoding AMP-binding protein: MQDAASSSAPNLADRAHRSAVAHGDRPALHWRDRTIDWSELDAGVTAVAHALAAAAPGPDPTGRPARVAIALPNSPDFVVSYLGALRAGLVAVPINPGFTAPELRHVLADSGASVLIATERVRDLVAEIADELPRLTAVHIAPPVAAGGSTPFPARGGDDLAVLLYTSGTEGRPKGAMLSHGALLANHEQVGRIDPPVVGPTDTVLLALPLFHAYGLNSGLGAVVHHGATGLLVDDLGPDAGLAEIARHEASVLVGVPSMVLAWSTADVDTLAAAMASVRVVVCGAAPLEPAVAARFAEAANHPVYVGYGLTETAPVLTSTLVGGVPKAGSIGRPLPGVELRLVGADGADLWRDGTAAPDDDPDELDLSDAAPGTDPGQIVARGPNLFAGYWPDGRGGPDAEGWWATGDVAYADDDGDLFLVDRLRELILVNGFNVYPHEVELALDAHPGVAESAVLGVPHPRTGETVRAYVVRAPGEPVIAEELLAHCARNLARFKCPTGVEFVDALPHSVIGKVRKTELRSASATVAPAAGPSPTAPPSVPSPAVPVDDSPSVPADSRTEVPDVQ; the protein is encoded by the coding sequence GTGCAGGACGCAGCGAGCAGTTCCGCGCCGAACCTCGCCGACCGGGCTCACCGGTCGGCCGTCGCCCACGGCGACCGACCCGCGCTGCACTGGCGGGACCGGACGATCGACTGGTCCGAACTGGACGCCGGGGTCACGGCGGTGGCCCACGCGCTGGCGGCCGCCGCGCCCGGGCCGGACCCGACCGGCCGACCGGCCCGGGTGGCCATCGCCCTGCCCAACTCGCCCGACTTCGTGGTCAGCTACCTCGGCGCCCTACGCGCCGGACTGGTGGCGGTGCCGATCAACCCGGGCTTCACCGCGCCGGAGCTGCGGCACGTGCTCGCCGACTCCGGCGCGTCGGTGCTGATCGCCACCGAACGGGTCCGCGACCTGGTCGCCGAGATCGCCGACGAGTTGCCCCGGCTCACCGCCGTGCACATCGCCCCACCGGTCGCGGCGGGCGGATCCACCCCGTTCCCGGCGCGGGGCGGCGACGATCTGGCGGTGCTGCTCTACACGTCCGGCACCGAGGGTCGGCCCAAGGGCGCCATGCTCTCGCACGGCGCGCTGCTGGCCAACCACGAACAGGTCGGCCGGATCGACCCGCCGGTGGTCGGGCCGACGGACACCGTGCTGCTGGCGCTGCCGCTGTTCCACGCGTACGGACTCAACTCGGGGCTCGGCGCGGTGGTCCACCATGGCGCGACCGGGCTCCTCGTGGACGACCTCGGGCCCGACGCCGGGCTCGCCGAGATCGCCCGGCACGAGGCCAGCGTGCTGGTCGGCGTACCGTCGATGGTGCTGGCCTGGTCGACGGCGGACGTCGACACGCTGGCCGCGGCGATGGCGTCGGTCCGGGTGGTGGTGTGCGGCGCGGCGCCGCTGGAGCCGGCCGTCGCGGCGCGGTTCGCCGAGGCCGCCAACCACCCGGTGTACGTCGGGTACGGCCTGACCGAGACCGCCCCCGTGCTCACCTCCACGCTCGTCGGCGGCGTGCCGAAGGCCGGCTCGATCGGGCGTCCGCTGCCCGGCGTCGAGCTGCGCCTGGTCGGCGCGGACGGCGCGGACCTGTGGCGCGACGGCACCGCGGCGCCGGACGACGACCCGGACGAGCTGGACCTCTCCGACGCCGCGCCGGGCACCGACCCCGGTCAGATCGTGGCCCGCGGGCCGAACCTCTTCGCCGGCTACTGGCCGGACGGCCGCGGCGGTCCGGACGCCGAGGGCTGGTGGGCGACCGGGGACGTGGCCTACGCCGACGACGACGGCGACCTCTTCCTGGTCGACCGGCTCCGCGAGCTGATCCTGGTCAACGGCTTCAACGTCTACCCGCACGAGGTCGAGTTGGCGCTCGACGCGCACCCGGGCGTGGCCGAGTCGGCGGTACTGGGTGTGCCGCACCCGCGAACCGGCGAGACTGTCCGGGCGTACGTCGTGCGAGCGCCGGGAGAGCCGGTGATCGCCGAGGAGCTGCTCGCCCACTGTGCGCGGAACCTGGCCCGGTTCAAGTGCCCCACCGGTGTCGAGTTCGTCGACGCCCTGCCACACTCGGTGATCGGCAAGGTCCGCAAGACCGAGCTCCGGTCGGCGTCCGCCACGGTGGCCCCGGCCGCGGGGCCGTCCCCGACGGCGCCGCCTTCGGTGCCGTCCCCGGCGGTGCCGGTCGACGACAGCCCGTCGGTCCCGGCCGACTCGCGTACGGAGGTGCCCGATGTCCAGTGA